GGCGGCAAGAAACGCGTTACCAGCCGCAAGATTTTCCCCGGTTATGTACTGGTGGAAATGAAGCTTACTCACAAGACCTGGTACATGATTCGCAATACCGCCGGCGTCACGGGATTCATCGGATCCGGCAAAATGCCGACGTCTCTGGAGCCGGAGGAGGTTGAGGCCATATTCCAGCAAATGCGCGGCGAGCAGAAAAAGCCGAAGCCAAAGGTCAGTTTTGAAAAAGAGGACAAGGTAAAAATCATCGAGGGCCCGTTCACCAACTTCATGGGATACGTCGACGAAGTCAATCCGGAACGCGGCAAGCTCAAAGTAATGGTGGAGATATTCGAGAGACTGACACCTGTCGAACTTGAGTTCTGGCAGGTCGAGAAAGTATGATTCCTGAAGGAGCTTCCCAACAATGGCAAAGAAAGTAAAAGCGGTGATCAAACTTCATGTTCCCGGAGCCCAGGCAAATCCTGCTCCGCCGGTCGGCCCTGCTCTCGGACAGCACGGCGTCAACATCATGGAGTTCTGCAAATCCTTCAACGAGAGGACAAAGGACAAACAGGGCCTCATTATTCCCGTAGTGATAACGGTTTTCGAAGACAGGTCGTTTACCTACATAACGAAAACCCCGCCCG
The DNA window shown above is from Candidatus Abyssobacteria bacterium SURF_5 and carries:
- the nusG gene encoding transcription termination/antitermination factor NusG yields the protein MPEGVETERESTEEGEQATLPEGEVAEKKPRTAARPAVKKTAGLPSEEEAEKRWYVIHAHSGHENKVKQTLESKVKQERLEHLVTQIIVPTEEVAEVKGGKKRVTSRKIFPGYVLVEMKLTHKTWYMIRNTAGVTGFIGSGKMPTSLEPEEVEAIFQQMRGEQKKPKPKVSFEKEDKVKIIEGPFTNFMGYVDEVNPERGKLKVMVEIFERLTPVELEFWQVEKV
- the rplK gene encoding 50S ribosomal protein L11, yielding MAKKVKAVIKLHVPGAQANPAPPVGPALGQHGVNIMEFCKSFNERTKDKQGLIIPVVITVFEDRSFTYITKTPPASVLLKKAAKIAKASGEPNREKAGSITREQVREIAQMKMPDLNAADVEAAIRMVEGTARSMGIEITG